A window of Dietzia sp. ANT_WB102 genomic DNA:
CCGAAGTTGAGGCAGTTGGTCACCGCGACCGGAGTGGCACCGGTGACAGCGACGTTGCGGTACGCCTCCGCCAGGGCCAGCCGGGCGCCGGTGTACGGGTCGAGCTTGGTGTAGCGACCCGAGGCGTCGGTGGATAGCGCGATTCCCCGTCCGGACTCCTCGTCGATCCGCAGGACGCCGCCATCGGCGCCCTCGGCCAGGATCGTGTTGCCGCGCACGTACCGGTCGTACTGCTCGGTGATGAATCGGCGCGAGCACAGGGCGGGGCTGGAGACCATGTCCAGCAGGGTCTGACGCAGCTCGTCACCGCTGGCCGGGCGGGCCAGGCTCGCGGAGGTGTCGGCCTGCAGTGCATCCTGATCGGCCGGACGCTCGATGGGGCGGTGGTAGACGGGCCCCTCGTCGGCGATCGTGCTCGGCGGGGCGTCCAGGACGATCTCGCCCTTGAACTCGATGGTGAGGTGGTCGCCGTCGGTGACCTCGCCGATGTCGGTGGCCAGCACGTCCCAGCGGCGGCACACCTCCATGAACGCCTCGACGTTCTCCGGTGCCACGACCGCGCACATGCGCTCCTGCGACTCGCTCGACAGGATTTCTGCCGCGGTCATCCCCTCGGCGCGCAGCGGGACGTTGTCCAGCACGATGTGCATGCCGCCGTCGCCGGCCGCGGCGAGCTCGGAAGTGGCGCATGCCAGGCCGGCGCCGCCGAGGTCCTGGATGCCCACCACGAGCTCCTGCTTGTACAGCTCGAGGCAGCACTCGATGAGCACCTTCTCCGCGAACGGGTCGCCGACCTGCACGCTGGGCAGCTTGCGGGGCTTGACGGGGGCGCCGTCAGAGTCGACCTCGAAGCTCTCCGAGGCCAGTACCGACACGCCGCCGATGCCGTCCAACCCGGTGCGGGCGCCGAACAGGATGATGCGGTTGCCGGTGCCTGAGGCAAACGCCAGGTGCAGGTCCTCCACCCGCATCACGCCCGCGCACAGCGCGTTCACCAGTGGGTTGCCTGCATACGACTCGTCAAAGACCGTCTCGCCGCCGATATTGGGCAGGCCCAGGCAGTTTCCGTAGCCGCCGATGCCTGCGACCACGCCGGGGAGCACCCGATGCGTGTCGTCAGCGTCGGCCGGGCCGAAGCGAAGTTGGTCCATCACGGCCACCGGGCGTGCACCCATCGCCATGATGTCGCGGACGATCCCGCCGACGCCGGTCGCGGCACCCTGGTAGGGCTCGATGTACGACGGACTGTTGTGCGATTCCACCTTGAAGGTCACGGCCCAGCCGTCACCGATGTCCACCACTCCGGCGTTCTCTCCGATGCCGGCAAGCATCGAGGACCGCATCTCGTCCGTGGTGGTTTCGCCGAAGTAGCGCAGGTGCACCTTGGACGACTTGTAGGAGCAGTGTTCCGACCACATGACGGAGTAGACGGCCAGCTCGGCCTCCGTGGGCCGACGGCCGAGAATCTCGCGGATCCTGGCGTATTCGTCCTCCTTGAGACCGAGCTCGGCCCAGGGCTGCTCCAGGTCGGGGGTGGCGGCGGCGTTCGCGGTGGAATCGACAGGAGAGGTCACGGTTGGAGAGTCTAGTCGTCCCACGCCGCCGGGCGAATCCGTCGCCCGGCGGGGCCGCCGGTCAGCTCGAGAGGACCTCAAAAGTGAGTCCGCCGCGCTCGAGCCGGTCGAGCAGCGCGTCCCCCATCGCCTCGGCGGTGGTGAGCTGCCCCGAACGGGCCGGCAGGTCGTCGAACGCCAGGCACAGCGCTGACTCGGAGATCATCATCGACGTCTCGGTGTAACCGGGGTCGCCGCCCGACACCCGGGTAACCACACGACGGCCGCCCGCCAGCGCCACAAAGGTGACGTCGAACGACGACCGCGCGCGACGCTCCTCGCTCGGCCCGCTGCCACGATTGATGCGTTTTAGGATCTGTGACCGGATCGGCCCGATCTGAACGCCCGCCGCGATCGCACCGACGCCGGCCATCCCCGCCACGGCCGTGAGCGGGGACTTCAAGGACGCGTAGTGGGCGTAGGAGAAGTCGGGACCGTACGAGTCGAGCGCGGCGGCCGAGCGGAGCACCACCTGTGGGTCGATGGTCGGCAACGGGACCAGCCAGCGGTCGAGCGTGGAGTCGTGGTGGGGTTTGCCCGCCACGGACCTGATCCGCCGGCCCTCCGCCTTGCCCTGCTTGTCGCGCCGCTTTTTGGCCGCGCGACCGGCCTCGCGCAGTCGGGTGAATTGCCCGATGGCCGAGTGGAAGGTGCCGCCGGAGAATTGCGCGTCGGCGTGAACGGCGCCGTAGACGGTCACCGGCACTCCCTCGGGTACCTGCTTCATCGTGTAGTAGACGCCCAGGTCGTGCGGGATCGAGTCGAAGCCGCACGCGTGCACGATGCGGGCCCCGGAGGCCACGGCGGCGTCGTGGTGCTCCAGGTACATCCTGTCGACGAACTCCGGCTCGCCTGCCAGGTCGACGTAGTCGGTGCCCTCGGCAGCGCAGGCGGCGACGAGGGGCTCGCCGTACTCGAGGTAGGGACCGACGGTGGTGATGACGACGCGGGCGACGCGCACCATCTCCGTCAACGAGGTCGGGTCCGAGGTGTCTGCCATCACGACCCCCGGGGCTGGGACGTCAGGGAAGTCGGTGGCCAGGCGTGCGACGAGTGCGTCCAGCTTGGTGCGGGATCGACCGGCCACCGCCCACGATCCGCCCACCGGCATGTTCCGCATGAGGTACTCGGCTACGAGCCCACCGGTAAATCCGGTCGCACCGTAGAGAACGATGTCGAACGGACGATCGGACTTGTCCGGCGCAGCGGCGGGCTGGTTGATTGATTCGCTCATCCCACGGTTCTACAGCATCCGACGAGCAATGCGGCTAGTGTCAACCCCGTACACTTCGTGGCGCGCGCCCGCGTTCTCGGCAGTGCTGATAAAAGTCGGGCGCCCGTGCTGTTCGCCGGGTGGCGACGCTTACCGCACTATGTCGAAACACACAGTATTTTCGTGGCGACCTGGGCATGATGAGCGCGTGCGACCGCCCCGGTCACACACTGACAGAAGGATATCCCCATGGACCTCAGCGGCTCCCTGGCCACCGCCACCTGGCCGATAGTCGAGACTATGTACGGCAGTCTCGGCGCAGGCACAGGCTCGTCCCTCATCGACACCGTGCTCCGAAGTCCGGTGGTACTGACGGGGGCCCTGCTCCAGCTGATGGCGGGTGCGGGCGCGGATGTGGGCAGCACGCTCGGCGCGTGATCGGCAACCAAGCAGTGCACGTGGGCCGCTGACGATTCCTCGCAGCGGCCCACATACCTGTCGCGAGCACGACGCTCAGACGGTGACCACCGCGTCGAGCGCCGACAGGAACAGCCCCAGCCCGTCGTCGGAGGGCCCGGTCAGCGGGTCGATCGCGTGCTCCGGGTGCGGCATGAGGCCCACCACCCGCCCGTTCTCGGACGCGATTCCAGCGATGTCGTTGGTGGAGCCGTTGGGGGCGCCACCCGCGTAACGGAACACCACGCGGCCCTCACCCTCGAGCTGCTCGATCGTCTCCGGCGCGGCCATGTAGCGGCCCTCACCGGATTTGAGCGGGATAAGGATTTCGGCGCCCTGCTCGTAGCGCGAGGTCCAGGCGGTGTCGTTGTTCTCCACACGCAGCCACTCGTCGCGGCAGATGAAGTGCATATCGCGGTTGCGACCCATGGCGCCGGGCAGCAGTCCGGCTTCGCACAGGATCTGGAAGCCGTTGCAGATACCCAGCACGGGCATTCCGCCCTTCGCGGCCGAGATGACCTCGCCCATGACGGGGGCCATCGAGGCGATCGCGCCGCAGCGCAAGTAATCGCCGTAGGAAAAGCCGCCGGGAACTACCACCGCGTCGACGCCCTTGAGGTCGGCGTCGTCGTGCCAGAGCGAGACGGCCTCGCCGCCGGCACGAGTGACGGCACGTGCGGCGTCGATGTCGTCGAGTGTGCCGGGGAAGGTGATGACGCCGATCCGTGCGGTCACGAAGCGACCTCCGCGGTGTCCACGCGGACGACCTTCCAGTCCTCGATCACCGTGTTGGCCAGGAGTGACGAGGCGATCTCCTCGAGTTCGGCATCCGACACGTCGTCGGCGACCTCGAGCTCGAACCGCTTGCCCTGCCGGACATCGGTGACTCCGCCGTGACCCAGGCGGCCCAGGGCTCTATGTATGGCCTGACCCTGCGGATCGAGGATCTCGGCCTTGGGCATGACTTCGACGACGACTCGGGCCACGGTGGGAACTCCTCGATCGGGCGGCTACGCGGAACGGCCCCGGACCGGCCGGGACTCGCACCACGATCCTACCTGCCACTGGTTGCACGACCGAAAGCTCACGTGACTCCACGACGACGAGGTGCACACCGGATTGGCGAGCCCGGCGGTCCCGCCCATGCCGTCAGACCGGAAGAGTCTCCTCGATGGCCTCCACCAGTTCGGGGGCTCCGGGCTCGACCTTCGGGCGGAAGCGGCCGACGACCTCCCCCGAAGGGGAGAGCAGGAACTTCTCGAAGTTCCACTGGACGTCGCCCGCCTCACCACCGGCGTCGGCGACCTTGGTGAGCTCGGCGTAGAGCGGATGGCGATCCGGACCGTTGACGTCGACCTTGGCCGCAAGCGGGAAGGTGATCCCGTACTTGCCCGACGTGAACTCCTTGATGGCGTCCTCGTCGCCCGGCTCCTGGCCCATGAACTGATTACACGGGAACCCGATGACGAAGAGACCGCGGTCCCGGTAGTCGTCGGCCAGTTCCTGCAGTCCCTCGTACTGCGGGGTCAATCCGCATTCACTGGCGACGTTGACCACCAGGACCGCGTGGCCTGCGTAATCGCCGAGGCTGACCTGCTCGCCGTCGATGGTTGTGAACGAGATGTCGTGGATGCTTCCGGAGCTCATGTGATCCAGCCTACCCGCAACAAGTCGTTGACAAATTGTTGGGTTTTCACAACAGTTAAGTGCATGAGCCCAGTCCGACGGGGAGAAAAGCTCCCCATCCACAACCGGATCGCCGTCCTGCGGGCCGAGCGCCGCCTGAGCCGTGCGGCGCTCGCCGAGCAGATCGAGGTCAACCCCCAGACCATAGGGGCGCTCGAGAGAGGCGACCACTACCCGAGCCTGGATCTGGCCTTCCGGATCTGCGCGATCTTCGACCTGCCGGTCGAGGCCGTGTTCTCCCGCGAGGAGTTTCAACCGATGTCCGCCGAGATCTACCGCCCCACCCGAGAGGACCGATCATGACCGCCTACCGCGTCGACACCCTCACCCGATCCGAGCAGCGCTTCGAGAAGTTGCAGACCCGGACGGAGGGCATGTTCCCGTCGTGGCGAACCCCTGCACGACGCCGACTGCTCGTCGGCCTCAACTGGGCGAGCCTGGCGATCATGACCGCGATCGCGGTGGCGGGCTACTTCTGGTTCCCGATCATCCTGGCCTGGCTCCCTATGACCGTGGTGATCTGCGTGGTCTGGACGATGCTGCGCATCACCATCGACTCCAAGGACACCGCCCCAGCCCGATACCTGGACGAGTTCGAACTTGTGACGCTCCTGCAGGCGCGCTCGCGGGCACTCTCGCTGGTTACCGGCGGACTGTTCGTGATCTCGATGGTGCTGATCTTCGGCTCGAGCTTCGAGATCGGCGACGGACACCGGCTCGCCTACGTGATGGGAGGCCTCGGCATCCTCACGTTCATGGCCGGGGCGGTCATTCCCGCAGCGGCGATGACCCACACCATGGCCCCCGAGAGCGCGGACAACTTCGCACCCCCCGCTGCCGCCGACGGCCGCTGACAGCCGCTGACGGCCGCTGACGACTTCGTGTCCCCCCGCCATGCCCAGGCACAGCCGCGCGCAAGAACTGCAGTCGCACACGACATTTCGAGTGCGGCTGCAGTTCTTGCGCGCGGCTGCGTTGAGCGGGCGGGCCGGCGGGCGGGCCGGACGGGTCTAACCGGCGCCGACCGTGCGAACCGTCCACGCGTACTCGAACGCCATCTGACGCCACCTCTCGTACCGCCCCGACACGCCCCCGTGACCCGCGCTCATCTCGCATCGCAGGAGCACCGGCCGGTCAACCGAGTTGGCCGACGGGGACACCGCACGCAGCTTGGCCACCCACTTGGCGGGCTCCACATACAGCACCCGGGTGTCGTTGAGCGAGGTCACCGCGAGGATCGCCGGGTAGTCCTTGGCCTCGATGTTCTCGTACGGGGCATAGGAGGCCACGTAGTCGTAGACCTCCTCCGAGTGCAGCGGATCGCCCCACTCGTCCCACTCGATGACCGTGAGTGGGAGTTCCGGCATGAGGATCGAGGTGAGCGGATCGACGAACGGCACCACGGCCTGGATGCCCGCGAACAGTTCAGGGGCCATATTGGCGACCGCCCCCATGAGCAACCCACCGGCACTGCCGCCCTCCGCCACCAGCCGGTCGGGCGAGGTGAGTCCGGAGTCGACCAGATGCCGGGCGCAGTCGACGAAGTCAGTGAACGTGTTGCGCTTGGTCAGCGTCTTGCCGTTCTCGTACCAGAGCCGACCCATCTCACCGCCGCCGCGCACATGCGCCACAGCGTAGACCATCCCCCTGTCGAGCAGCGAGAGTCTGGCCACCGAGAATGCCGGATCGATGCTGGTCTCGTACGAGCCGTAGCCGTACAGCAAGGCCGGCACCCGCTCACCGGCGTCGACGCGGGCCGCGGTGTCGGAGGACATGACCAGCGAGATCGGCACCCGGGTGCCGTCCCCGGCGGTCGCCCAGTCCCGGCGTTGCACGTACCCGCTCGGGTCGTAACCACCGAGCACCTCCTGCTCACGCAGCAGTGTCCGCTCGCCGCTGGCCAGATCGAGCGAGTAGACACGGCCCGGCGTGACGAACGAGCCGAAGCCGAACCGCAGGACAGGCGCGTCCCACTCCGGGTTGGATCCCGGACCCGAGGTGAACAGCTCCTCGTCGAACTCGACGGGCTCGAAACGCGAATACGCCGCCGACCCGGCCGCAGATCCCTGATCGAGCGGCATCAACGCGAAGCGCGGCAGCGCCCCCTCGCGGTATCCCAGCACCAGCACACGCGCGAAGGCGTCCACGCCCTCCACCCGGACGTCGTCGCGGTGGGCCACCAGCGTGCGCAGATCCCGCAGCTCGCCCTCGATCGGGCCCACCGGCGCCTCGACCACCTCGTAGTTCGGGGCCCCGTCGTTGTGGGTGACGATGAACCGGTCCTCGCCGCCGACCACCGCGTGTTCGACGTCGTACTCAACGCCCTCCTGCCGGGGCCGCACACACCAGAACTCGCCCGCAGGATCGTTCGAATCCAGGCACCACACCTCCGTGGTGATCTTGGACCCCGCCGCGATCTGCAGAAACTTCTCACTGCGTGTCTCGCCCACCCCGATCCAATAGGACTCGTCGGGCTCGTGGAACACCTTGTCGTCGTCGTCGCTCGACGTGCCCAGGCGATGGCGCCACACAGTGTCCGGACGCCACGCCTCGTCGACCGTCACGTAGAACACGTACCGGCCGTCTCGGGACCACGTGACCCCGGCGGCGATGCCGGAGATCTCCTCGTCCGGGGCGACATAGTCCGGGTCGAGTGAACGGAAACGCAGCGTGTAACGCTCGTCGCCCTCGGTATCGGTGGCCCAGGCCAGGACCCTCCCATCATGGCTGACCGAGAACGCGCCGAGGGCGAAGTACTCGTACCCCTCCGCCTCGGCGTTGCCGTCCAAAAGAAGCTGCTCGCCCGGCAACTCCACGCCCGGCGAGACCTCCGGCGGGGCCCAGCCCGCCGGGTCCGACGGGTCGTCGACGAACTGTTGCGGTACCGGGACCCGGCAGTGGCGGGCGTACGAGCGGCCCTCTTCAGTGCGCGAGAAGTACCACCACCCGCCGGAACGCACGGGCACCGACATGTCGGTCTCCTTGACGCGGGAGCGAATCTCCTCGTAGACCTCGTCCTCCAACGGCTTGAGGTCGGCGGTCATCGCGTCCGTGTAGGCGTTCTCTGCCTCGAGGTATTCGCGGGTCGCCGGGGCGTCTTTGTCACGCAGCCACTCGTAGTCATCAATGAACACTCGCCCGTGGTGCTCGCGGCGGTGCGGGCGGCGCT
This region includes:
- the purL gene encoding phosphoribosylformylglycinamidine synthase subunit PurL, which codes for MTSPVDSTANAAATPDLEQPWAELGLKEDEYARIREILGRRPTEAELAVYSVMWSEHCSYKSSKVHLRYFGETTTDEMRSSMLAGIGENAGVVDIGDGWAVTFKVESHNSPSYIEPYQGAATGVGGIVRDIMAMGARPVAVMDQLRFGPADADDTHRVLPGVVAGIGGYGNCLGLPNIGGETVFDESYAGNPLVNALCAGVMRVEDLHLAFASGTGNRIILFGARTGLDGIGGVSVLASESFEVDSDGAPVKPRKLPSVQVGDPFAEKVLIECCLELYKQELVVGIQDLGGAGLACATSELAAAGDGGMHIVLDNVPLRAEGMTAAEILSSESQERMCAVVAPENVEAFMEVCRRWDVLATDIGEVTDGDHLTIEFKGEIVLDAPPSTIADEGPVYHRPIERPADQDALQADTSASLARPASGDELRQTLLDMVSSPALCSRRFITEQYDRYVRGNTILAEGADGGVLRIDEESGRGIALSTDASGRYTKLDPYTGARLALAEAYRNVAVTGATPVAVTNCLNFGSPEDPGVMWQFREAVHGLADGCAELGIPVTGGNVSFYNQTGTTPILPTPVVGVLGVIDDVARRTPTAFGDTPGESIYLLGETRDEFDGSIWAQVAHDHLGGLPPAVDLQWEATLARIMATSSKDGLITGAHDLSEGGLAQALVESALAGECGLRVVLPEDADPFVWLFSESAGRVIVSVPRGEEIRFQQMLTAQSIPHTRIGVTDPESGTFEVQGQFTITTAELRDAHEGTLPALFGVDPV
- a CDS encoding trans-acting enoyl reductase family protein, producing the protein MSESINQPAAAPDKSDRPFDIVLYGATGFTGGLVAEYLMRNMPVGGSWAVAGRSRTKLDALVARLATDFPDVPAPGVVMADTSDPTSLTEMVRVARVVITTVGPYLEYGEPLVAACAAEGTDYVDLAGEPEFVDRMYLEHHDAAVASGARIVHACGFDSIPHDLGVYYTMKQVPEGVPVTVYGAVHADAQFSGGTFHSAIGQFTRLREAGRAAKKRRDKQGKAEGRRIRSVAGKPHHDSTLDRWLVPLPTIDPQVVLRSAAALDSYGPDFSYAHYASLKSPLTAVAGMAGVGAIAAGVQIGPIRSQILKRINRGSGPSEERRARSSFDVTFVALAGGRRVVTRVSGGDPGYTETSMMISESALCLAFDDLPARSGQLTTAEAMGDALLDRLERGGLTFEVLSS
- the purQ gene encoding phosphoribosylformylglycinamidine synthase subunit PurQ, yielding MTARIGVITFPGTLDDIDAARAVTRAGGEAVSLWHDDADLKGVDAVVVPGGFSYGDYLRCGAIASMAPVMGEVISAAKGGMPVLGICNGFQILCEAGLLPGAMGRNRDMHFICRDEWLRVENNDTAWTSRYEQGAEILIPLKSGEGRYMAAPETIEQLEGEGRVVFRYAGGAPNGSTNDIAGIASENGRVVGLMPHPEHAIDPLTGPSDDGLGLFLSALDAVVTV
- the purS gene encoding phosphoribosylformylglycinamidine synthase subunit PurS yields the protein MARVVVEVMPKAEILDPQGQAIHRALGRLGHGGVTDVRQGKRFELEVADDVSDAELEEIASSLLANTVIEDWKVVRVDTAEVAS
- a CDS encoding glutathione peroxidase encodes the protein MSSGSIHDISFTTIDGEQVSLGDYAGHAVLVVNVASECGLTPQYEGLQELADDYRDRGLFVIGFPCNQFMGQEPGDEDAIKEFTSGKYGITFPLAAKVDVNGPDRHPLYAELTKVADAGGEAGDVQWNFEKFLLSPSGEVVGRFRPKVEPGAPELVEAIEETLPV
- a CDS encoding helix-turn-helix transcriptional regulator yields the protein MSPVRRGEKLPIHNRIAVLRAERRLSRAALAEQIEVNPQTIGALERGDHYPSLDLAFRICAIFDLPVEAVFSREEFQPMSAEIYRPTREDRS
- a CDS encoding S9 family peptidase, which gives rise to MSTADTTDAIATGQTPAPPQAERRPHRREHHGRVFIDDYEWLRDKDAPATREYLEAENAYTDAMTADLKPLEDEVYEEIRSRVKETDMSVPVRSGGWWYFSRTEEGRSYARHCRVPVPQQFVDDPSDPAGWAPPEVSPGVELPGEQLLLDGNAEAEGYEYFALGAFSVSHDGRVLAWATDTEGDERYTLRFRSLDPDYVAPDEEISGIAAGVTWSRDGRYVFYVTVDEAWRPDTVWRHRLGTSSDDDDKVFHEPDESYWIGVGETRSEKFLQIAAGSKITTEVWCLDSNDPAGEFWCVRPRQEGVEYDVEHAVVGGEDRFIVTHNDGAPNYEVVEAPVGPIEGELRDLRTLVAHRDDVRVEGVDAFARVLVLGYREGALPRFALMPLDQGSAAGSAAYSRFEPVEFDEELFTSGPGSNPEWDAPVLRFGFGSFVTPGRVYSLDLASGERTLLREQEVLGGYDPSGYVQRRDWATAGDGTRVPISLVMSSDTAARVDAGERVPALLYGYGSYETSIDPAFSVARLSLLDRGMVYAVAHVRGGGEMGRLWYENGKTLTKRNTFTDFVDCARHLVDSGLTSPDRLVAEGGSAGGLLMGAVANMAPELFAGIQAVVPFVDPLTSILMPELPLTVIEWDEWGDPLHSEEVYDYVASYAPYENIEAKDYPAILAVTSLNDTRVLYVEPAKWVAKLRAVSPSANSVDRPVLLRCEMSAGHGGVSGRYERWRQMAFEYAWTVRTVGAG